From a single Streptomyces liliifuscus genomic region:
- a CDS encoding serine/threonine-protein kinase — MTTALLPEDPRQLGRHHLIARLGAGGMGQVYLARSPGGRLTAIKTIHEHLAEDPHYRERFRREATAARRVTGAYTAPVLDADPDARLPWLATAFLPGVTLRRAVAATGPLPLPAVRALAAALAEALRDIHAAGLVHRDLKPSNILLTRDGPRVIDFGIARAQDDRALTETGGMIGTPGYMSPEQILDGPAVTSATDIFALGAVLAFAATGRDAFGAASVPALLYRIVHEEPELDDVPVESGLKDLIDACLDKSPGNRPDAAAILHRTVTSARSAWWRDEPLRSLLADAESTPHPDPEPPPAPTVSLPSPAPSPSPYPSRRGELSRRAVVAVGGAGLAGLFGYAVAQGGGNAQDEDPDAWKVTGGTAASGAIRWRLSAGAGRVDALLATSAGLVLHGLEGTVASSGATQLRTASTGRRRWVSETSDDVPDDWGVTDDGLLLAGGILTPTTISTGKILSKAATPDPTQQWYALAGTVMVIRDVNVLRAVSLTSGTELWRREERSEWRRPAVVGDALLLTDEFARPTCVGAREGEELWAYGELGKDDTVTAVGALPPDRFALLTEKGMLHIVDARSGDRVTARALKTGIARGATALARAGDAGLLLTGSTLHGFGLDDARLNWSTPALGLDACWPRRPGGVHVPVVAGGLLLHWKDGRTLAALDPRTGRSRGRAKQFEGNGPAQCPPAVAPDGTAVYAAAGRACAALRTTAKGLTETHTRTAPAPVTALAADTRGWYACAGRKTVMAVNG, encoded by the coding sequence ATGACCACCGCCCTTCTCCCCGAGGACCCCAGACAGCTGGGCCGGCACCACCTGATAGCCCGGCTCGGCGCCGGAGGCATGGGCCAGGTCTACCTCGCCCGCTCTCCGGGCGGCCGTCTCACCGCCATCAAGACGATCCACGAGCACCTGGCCGAGGACCCGCACTACAGGGAACGGTTCCGCCGCGAGGCCACCGCCGCCCGCAGGGTCACCGGTGCCTACACGGCCCCTGTTCTGGACGCCGACCCCGACGCACGGCTTCCCTGGCTGGCCACCGCCTTTCTGCCCGGAGTGACCCTGCGCCGCGCCGTCGCGGCGACCGGCCCCCTGCCCTTACCGGCCGTACGCGCCCTCGCCGCCGCCCTCGCCGAGGCGCTGCGCGACATCCACGCGGCCGGCCTCGTCCACCGTGATCTGAAGCCTTCGAACATCCTGCTCACCCGGGACGGGCCCCGCGTCATCGACTTCGGCATCGCCCGCGCCCAGGACGACCGGGCCCTGACGGAGACCGGCGGGATGATCGGCACCCCCGGGTACATGTCCCCTGAGCAGATTCTCGACGGCCCGGCGGTGACCTCGGCGACGGACATCTTCGCGCTGGGCGCGGTGCTCGCGTTCGCGGCGACGGGCCGGGACGCGTTCGGCGCGGCCTCCGTGCCCGCGCTGCTCTACCGGATCGTCCACGAAGAGCCCGAACTCGATGACGTACCCGTGGAATCGGGCTTGAAGGACCTGATCGACGCCTGCCTCGACAAGTCCCCCGGCAACCGCCCCGATGCCGCCGCGATACTCCACCGCACTGTCACATCCGCCCGGTCGGCCTGGTGGCGCGACGAACCCCTGCGTTCTCTGTTGGCCGACGCCGAGTCGACGCCGCACCCCGACCCGGAGCCGCCGCCGGCTCCCACCGTCTCGCTGCCGAGTCCGGCCCCCTCTCCCTCTCCCTACCCCTCCCGGCGGGGCGAGTTGTCCCGCCGCGCCGTCGTCGCAGTCGGCGGTGCCGGCCTCGCCGGCCTGTTCGGCTATGCGGTGGCACAGGGCGGCGGCAACGCCCAGGACGAGGATCCGGACGCCTGGAAGGTGACCGGGGGAACGGCCGCCTCCGGCGCGATCCGCTGGCGGCTGAGCGCGGGCGCCGGCCGGGTGGACGCCCTGCTCGCCACGTCGGCCGGGCTCGTCCTGCACGGGCTCGAAGGAACAGTCGCCAGCTCCGGGGCGACGCAGCTGCGTACCGCCTCGACGGGCCGTCGGCGCTGGGTGTCCGAGACCTCTGACGATGTCCCGGACGACTGGGGCGTCACCGACGACGGGCTGCTCCTCGCGGGCGGCATCCTCACCCCCACCACCATCAGCACAGGCAAGATCCTTTCCAAGGCGGCGACGCCGGACCCCACCCAGCAGTGGTACGCACTCGCCGGCACCGTCATGGTCATCCGCGACGTGAACGTGCTGCGAGCCGTCTCGCTCACCTCCGGCACCGAACTGTGGCGCCGCGAAGAGCGTTCCGAGTGGCGCCGACCCGCCGTCGTCGGCGACGCACTCCTGCTCACCGACGAGTTCGCCCGTCCGACCTGCGTGGGCGCGAGGGAGGGCGAAGAGCTGTGGGCCTACGGGGAGTTGGGCAAGGACGACACGGTGACGGCCGTGGGCGCACTGCCCCCGGACCGGTTCGCGCTGCTCACCGAGAAGGGCATGCTGCATATCGTCGACGCCCGCAGCGGGGACCGGGTGACCGCCCGCGCTCTCAAGACCGGCATCGCACGCGGTGCCACCGCTCTCGCCCGCGCAGGCGACGCCGGCCTCCTCCTGACCGGCTCCACCCTGCACGGCTTCGGCCTCGACGACGCACGCCTGAACTGGAGCACGCCCGCGCTCGGCCTCGACGCCTGCTGGCCCCGGCGCCCCGGCGGCGTCCACGTCCCCGTCGTCGCGGGCGGACTGCTGCTGCACTGGAAAGACGGCCGTACGCTCGCCGCTCTCGATCCGCGCACCGGTCGATCGCGCGGCCGGGCAAAGCAGTTCGAGGGCAACGGGCCCGCCCAGTGCCCGCCCGCCGTCGCACCTGACGGCACCGCGGTCTACGCGGCAGCGGGCCGAGCCTGCGCGGCGCTGCGGACGACCGCGAAGGGCCTGACCGAAACACACACCCGCACAGCCCCCGCTCCCGTCACCGCCCTCGCGGCCGACACCCGCGGCTGGTATGCCTGCGCAGGCCGCAAGACCGTGATGGCGGTCAACGGATAG
- a CDS encoding D-arabinono-1,4-lactone oxidase — MSPKSSRKPDTWRNWAGNVTARPAQVVSPASVEELRAVVRRAAEDGLPVKAAGTGHSFSTAAATDGVLIRPDRLSGIRTIDAKAGTVTVEAGTQLKTMNMALAQHGLSLTNMGDIMEQTAAGATSTGTHGTGRASGGIAAQIRGMELVTADGSLLTCSATENPEVFAAARVGLGALGVVSALTFAVEPLFLLASREEPMTFDAVTAAFDELHAHNDHFEFYWFPHTNNCNTLRNNRTVGPHAPLGRLKTWFEDEFLSNTVFQALNSVCRTVPATVPAIARITSRGLSARTYTDIPFKVFTSPRRVRMIEMEYAVPREAVLDTLRELKSMIERSDLRISFPVEVRTTPADDITLSTASGRDSAYIAVHVYRGMPYKRYFAEAERIFVAHEGRPHWGKLHTQDTAYFAAAYPRFNEFTALRDRLDPDRRFTNAYLRRVLGD, encoded by the coding sequence TTGTCCCCGAAGTCGTCCCGGAAGCCGGACACCTGGCGGAACTGGGCCGGGAACGTCACCGCTCGCCCGGCCCAAGTCGTCTCACCCGCCTCGGTGGAGGAGCTGCGCGCCGTAGTTCGCCGGGCGGCCGAGGACGGTCTGCCCGTGAAGGCGGCGGGTACCGGCCACTCCTTCTCCACCGCCGCCGCGACCGACGGCGTACTGATTCGCCCCGACCGACTCAGTGGCATCCGTACGATCGACGCGAAGGCCGGCACCGTCACCGTCGAGGCGGGTACGCAACTCAAGACGATGAACATGGCCCTGGCCCAACACGGCCTGTCGCTCACGAACATGGGCGACATCATGGAACAGACAGCGGCCGGTGCCACCAGCACGGGCACCCACGGAACGGGGCGCGCATCGGGTGGGATCGCGGCGCAGATCCGTGGCATGGAACTGGTGACGGCGGACGGTTCACTGCTGACCTGCTCCGCGACGGAGAACCCGGAGGTGTTCGCCGCGGCGCGCGTCGGACTGGGCGCCCTGGGGGTCGTCAGCGCCCTCACCTTCGCCGTCGAGCCGCTGTTCCTCCTCGCCTCCCGCGAGGAACCGATGACGTTCGACGCGGTCACCGCGGCCTTCGACGAACTCCACGCGCACAACGACCACTTCGAGTTCTACTGGTTCCCGCACACAAACAACTGCAACACCCTGCGCAACAACCGGACCGTCGGCCCTCACGCCCCACTGGGCCGGCTCAAGACATGGTTCGAGGACGAGTTCCTCTCCAACACCGTCTTCCAGGCGCTCAATTCCGTGTGCCGAACCGTCCCCGCCACCGTCCCGGCGATCGCGCGGATCACCAGCCGCGGCCTCTCGGCCAGGACGTACACGGACATCCCTTTCAAGGTCTTCACCAGCCCGCGCCGCGTCCGGATGATCGAGATGGAGTACGCCGTCCCGCGCGAGGCCGTCCTCGACACCCTCCGCGAACTCAAGTCCATGATCGAGCGCTCCGATCTGCGCATCAGCTTCCCGGTCGAGGTCCGCACCACGCCCGCCGACGACATCACCCTCTCCACGGCAAGCGGACGCGACAGCGCCTATATCGCCGTCCACGTCTACCGGGGCATGCCGTACAAGCGGTACTTCGCGGAAGCGGAGCGCATCTTCGTCGCACACGAGGGGCGCCCGCACTGGGGCAAGCTCCACACCCAGGACACCGCCTACTTCGCGGCCGCCTACCCCCGCTTCAACGAGTTCACGGCACTGCGCGACCGGCTCGACCCCGACCGACGCTTCACCAACGCGTATCTCCGCAGGGTGCTGGGCGACTGA
- a CDS encoding phosphotransferase family protein, with translation MSRHLGVGERVVRTEALRGGITAEMRRLTIGTRDGGTRDLVLRTFVDVEHAEDWLNREAGALTLLPGAGVPAPRLVAVDATAAHCEYPSLLMTQLAGRTVLDYEGLETRLPLLARQLVAIHAVRPAERPREYVALTTADTVVTPKGADTAAWAEAIDVICKPAPPYEGRFLHRDLHPGNVLFDVPSPPSAGARITGVVDWAATSWGPADLDVAHCSTNLALLHGPAWGLRFAEAYEEAGGVLAVGTSERLYWRARDALAFSEEVQWVSQPWREAGRTELTTRAVEERLDAYVTALMDTPG, from the coding sequence GTGAGCCGGCACCTGGGGGTCGGGGAACGGGTCGTCAGAACTGAGGCGCTGCGCGGCGGCATCACTGCAGAGATGCGGAGGTTGACCATCGGCACGCGGGACGGAGGTACCCGTGACCTGGTGCTGCGGACCTTCGTCGACGTGGAGCACGCCGAGGACTGGCTGAACAGGGAGGCCGGCGCCCTGACGCTGCTCCCGGGGGCCGGTGTGCCGGCTCCTCGACTGGTCGCGGTTGATGCCACCGCAGCGCATTGCGAGTATCCATCGCTCCTCATGACACAGCTGGCGGGCCGGACGGTCCTCGACTACGAGGGGTTGGAGACGCGCCTCCCTCTGCTGGCCCGTCAACTCGTGGCGATCCACGCGGTGCGACCCGCCGAGCGGCCCCGGGAGTATGTGGCGTTGACGACCGCAGACACCGTCGTGACTCCGAAGGGCGCCGACACGGCGGCATGGGCCGAGGCGATCGACGTGATCTGCAAGCCCGCACCGCCCTATGAAGGGCGCTTCCTGCATCGGGACCTCCACCCCGGAAACGTGCTGTTCGACGTGCCGTCCCCACCGTCGGCAGGTGCCCGGATCACCGGCGTCGTCGACTGGGCGGCCACCTCCTGGGGCCCGGCGGATCTCGATGTGGCGCACTGCTCCACCAATCTCGCGCTGCTGCACGGCCCGGCGTGGGGTCTGCGGTTCGCCGAGGCGTATGAGGAGGCCGGTGGGGTGCTGGCGGTGGGCACGAGCGAACGGCTGTACTGGCGGGCGCGGGACGCGCTGGCATTCTCGGAAGAAGTGCAGTGGGTGTCGCAGCCTTGGCGGGAGGCAGGGAGAACCGAGCTGACGACGCGAGCCGTTGAGGAGCGGCTGGATGCCTATGTCACGGCCCTGATGGACACGCCGGGCTGA
- a CDS encoding MFS transporter, with amino-acid sequence MPTEFHAPAPVPPAAATGAATGAVLAPDVGHAPTEPVSRGWIALFGVVWFGFWMASLVPLQLLLPQQLEIIDPASKVHSFAVVNALAGLVSLLALPVCGALCDRSRSRFGRRRLWLAGGALWFAAGLAITGEQTTVTGMTLAWSASMLGLSAATAGLTAMIADRVPVGQRGLVSSAIYGPQALGVVTGIALVSVLALSPASGYLVIAALLIVCTVPFLARFRDTSYDAEPALSLRTLLTSMGRSLGNRDFAWAFGGRLLVNLANSLGVCYTLYFLTDDLKVPDPAGSLLACTALYLVAGVLASSVAGVLSDRLGRRRIFVALAALLQAASGFLLASFPNLGVTLVASAVMGAGFGAYMAVDQALITQVLPDAESRAQDLGIMNIAAVVPPSLAPLIASFLITSDRGYPLLFSCVGVAATVGVLLVYRVRSVR; translated from the coding sequence ATGCCCACCGAGTTCCACGCTCCGGCCCCGGTGCCGCCGGCTGCCGCCACAGGAGCCGCCACGGGAGCCGTCCTCGCGCCAGACGTCGGCCATGCGCCGACGGAGCCCGTCTCCCGTGGCTGGATCGCCTTGTTCGGCGTGGTCTGGTTCGGGTTCTGGATGGCGAGTCTCGTCCCCCTTCAACTGCTGTTGCCCCAGCAGTTGGAGATCATCGATCCGGCGTCCAAGGTGCACAGTTTCGCCGTCGTCAACGCGCTGGCCGGACTGGTCTCGCTGCTCGCCCTCCCGGTGTGCGGGGCGCTGTGCGACCGCTCCCGCAGCCGCTTCGGACGCAGAAGGCTCTGGCTCGCGGGCGGCGCGCTGTGGTTCGCGGCGGGGCTGGCGATCACCGGGGAGCAGACGACGGTGACGGGCATGACCCTCGCGTGGTCGGCGAGCATGCTCGGCCTCAGCGCCGCCACCGCCGGGCTGACCGCCATGATCGCCGACCGCGTCCCCGTCGGCCAGCGCGGTCTGGTGTCCAGCGCGATCTACGGCCCCCAGGCTCTCGGCGTGGTGACCGGCATCGCCCTCGTCTCCGTTCTCGCGCTGTCCCCCGCGAGCGGCTACCTCGTCATCGCCGCCCTGCTGATCGTCTGTACCGTGCCGTTCCTCGCGCGCTTCCGTGACACCTCGTACGACGCCGAGCCCGCGCTGAGTCTGCGTACGCTGCTCACCTCGATGGGCCGCTCGCTCGGGAACCGCGACTTCGCCTGGGCGTTCGGCGGAAGGCTCCTGGTCAACCTGGCGAACTCCCTGGGCGTCTGCTACACCCTCTACTTCCTGACCGACGACCTGAAGGTCCCCGATCCGGCCGGCAGCCTGCTCGCCTGTACGGCCCTCTACCTCGTGGCCGGCGTCCTGGCCAGCTCCGTCGCCGGAGTGCTGTCCGACCGCCTCGGCAGACGGCGGATATTCGTCGCGCTGGCGGCGCTGCTCCAGGCGGCATCGGGTTTCCTTCTGGCGAGCTTTCCCAACCTGGGTGTCACGCTGGTGGCGTCGGCCGTCATGGGCGCGGGTTTCGGTGCGTACATGGCCGTCGACCAGGCGCTGATCACCCAGGTCCTGCCCGATGCCGAGAGCCGCGCCCAGGACCTCGGCATCATGAACATCGCCGCGGTCGTCCCGCCCTCGCTGGCCCCTCTGATCGCCAGCTTCCTCATCACCTCCGACCGCGGCTATCCGCTCCTGTTCTCGTGCGTAGGCGTGGCCGCGACGGTGGGAGTTCTGCTCGTGTACCGCGTTCGGTCCGTCAGATAG
- a CDS encoding GTP-binding protein, with protein MRFDRLPVTVLSGFLGAGKTTLLNHVLGNREGLRVAVIVNDMSEINIDAALVRGGEAALSRTEERLVEMTNGCICCTLRDDLLEEIDRLAREGRFDYLLIESSGISEPMPVAATFAFARDDGATLGDLARLDTMVTVVDAANFLPELTKGDELVERGLDQYEDDERTVSDLLMDQIEFADVIVLNKLDLVDEDAAARLGATLSRLNPVARIVPAVHGRVELGAVLGTRLFDLERAQQAPGWVMELNGDHVPETEEYGISSTVFRSEEPFHPGRLWSFVTGELDGGAFGQILRSKGFFTLASRPYVTGLWSQAGSVARFEPSAARDTDGPGSQELVFIGTHLHAEALHTALTDCLMTDGESLPSVDPFPAWDTYGIDDTCEHEHPELVAGA; from the coding sequence ATGAGGTTCGACCGACTGCCCGTGACCGTCCTGTCCGGATTCCTCGGCGCGGGCAAGACCACCCTGCTCAACCACGTCCTGGGAAACCGCGAAGGCCTGCGCGTCGCGGTCATCGTCAACGACATGAGCGAGATCAACATCGACGCCGCCCTGGTGCGCGGCGGTGAAGCCGCCCTGTCGCGGACCGAGGAACGTCTGGTCGAGATGACCAACGGCTGCATCTGCTGCACCCTGCGCGACGACCTGCTGGAGGAGATCGACCGGCTGGCCCGCGAGGGCCGCTTCGACTACCTCCTCATCGAGTCCAGCGGCATCTCGGAACCGATGCCGGTCGCCGCCACGTTCGCCTTCGCCCGCGATGACGGCGCCACCCTCGGCGATCTCGCTCGCCTCGACACGATGGTCACAGTCGTCGACGCGGCGAACTTCCTGCCCGAACTGACCAAGGGCGACGAACTCGTCGAACGGGGCCTGGACCAGTACGAGGACGACGAACGTACGGTCAGCGACCTGCTGATGGACCAGATCGAGTTCGCCGACGTCATCGTGCTCAACAAGCTCGATCTCGTCGACGAGGATGCCGCGGCCCGGCTCGGGGCAACGCTCAGCCGCCTCAACCCCGTTGCCCGGATCGTCCCCGCCGTCCACGGCCGGGTCGAGCTCGGCGCGGTGCTCGGCACCCGACTGTTCGACCTCGAGCGCGCCCAGCAGGCACCGGGCTGGGTCATGGAGCTCAACGGCGACCATGTCCCCGAGACCGAGGAGTACGGCATCTCCTCGACCGTCTTCCGCTCCGAAGAGCCGTTCCACCCGGGCCGGTTGTGGTCCTTCGTCACCGGAGAACTCGACGGTGGCGCCTTCGGGCAGATCCTGCGCTCCAAAGGCTTCTTCACCCTCGCGAGCCGCCCGTATGTGACGGGCCTGTGGTCGCAGGCCGGCTCCGTGGCCCGCTTCGAGCCCTCCGCCGCCCGCGACACCGACGGGCCGGGCAGCCAGGAACTCGTCTTCATCGGCACGCACCTGCACGCCGAAGCTCTCCACACCGCGCTGACGGACTGCCTCATGACCGACGGCGAGAGCCTGCCTTCCGTCGACCCGTTCCCCGCCTGGGACACCTACGGCATCGACGACACCTGCGAGCACGAGCACCCCGAACTCGTGGCCGGGGCCTGA
- a CDS encoding zinc-dependent alcohol dehydrogenase family protein: MRATLMYGAGDVRVEDVPDPKIQRPTDAVVRVLRSCVCGSDLWPYGSLPVTEQGQRMGHEFLGVVEDTGAEVSGLKRGDLVVAPFVWSDNTCDFCAEGLQTSCRHGGTWGREGIDGGQGEAVRVPQAQGTLVKLPVAEDSALLPSLLTLSDVFCTGHHCAVTAGVGPRTTVTVVGDGAVGLSAVLAAKRLGAERIILMGRHKGRTDLGRDFGATDVVAERGEEGIERVRELTGGDGTHTVLECVGTLPALHMSVGAVRAGGTISRVGAPQYPEVPLGFPEFMRNLTLTGGVAPARAYIEELLPDVLEGRIEPGRVFDRTVGLDDIPDGYRAMADREALKVMVRS, translated from the coding sequence ATGCGAGCAACACTCATGTACGGAGCGGGGGACGTCCGGGTCGAGGACGTCCCGGACCCGAAGATCCAGCGGCCCACCGACGCGGTGGTACGCGTCCTGCGTTCCTGTGTCTGTGGCAGTGACCTGTGGCCCTATGGCTCGCTGCCCGTCACAGAGCAGGGGCAGCGGATGGGTCATGAGTTCCTGGGCGTGGTCGAGGACACCGGCGCGGAGGTGTCCGGGCTCAAGCGGGGTGATCTGGTCGTCGCTCCCTTCGTCTGGTCCGACAACACCTGCGACTTCTGCGCCGAGGGCCTGCAGACGTCCTGCCGGCACGGTGGTACCTGGGGGCGTGAGGGCATCGACGGCGGTCAGGGCGAGGCGGTACGCGTCCCGCAGGCGCAGGGCACGCTGGTCAAGCTGCCGGTGGCCGAGGACTCGGCCCTGCTGCCGTCCCTGCTCACCCTGTCCGACGTGTTCTGCACCGGCCACCACTGTGCGGTCACCGCCGGGGTCGGCCCGCGTACGACGGTCACGGTCGTCGGCGACGGAGCGGTCGGCCTGTCCGCCGTGCTGGCCGCGAAGCGGCTCGGTGCGGAGCGGATCATCCTGATGGGCCGGCACAAGGGCCGCACCGACCTGGGTCGCGACTTCGGTGCCACCGACGTCGTCGCGGAGCGCGGCGAGGAGGGCATCGAGCGCGTACGGGAACTGACCGGCGGCGACGGCACGCACACCGTTCTGGAATGCGTCGGCACACTGCCCGCCCTGCACATGTCGGTCGGCGCGGTCCGCGCGGGCGGCACCATCAGCCGCGTCGGCGCACCCCAGTACCCCGAAGTCCCTCTCGGCTTCCCGGAGTTCATGAGGAACCTCACCCTCACCGGCGGGGTCGCCCCGGCCCGCGCCTACATCGAGGAACTCCTCCCCGACGTCCTGGAAGGCCGCATCGAACCCGGCCGCGTCTTCGACCGCACCGTCGGCCTGGACGACATCCCCGACGGCTACCGCGCGATGGCCGACCGCGAAGCACTGAAGGTGATGGTCCGATCCTGA
- a CDS encoding pyridoxamine 5'-phosphate oxidase family protein encodes MQATEITRRNAAERRRDTLARLGAERDVWVSTAHPDHGPHQVPLWFLWDGRAVWMCTGAASATARNVREEPRIRLSLPDTFDVVLLQGEVEAYPAGDVPTDAADAFTAKFGWDPRTEQGSFLYLRVEPTTVRAWRGEPELRGRVIMRDGAWLG; translated from the coding sequence ATGCAAGCTACAGAGATCACGCGTCGCAATGCGGCGGAGCGCAGGCGCGACACCTTGGCCCGGCTGGGCGCGGAGCGCGACGTGTGGGTGTCGACGGCTCACCCCGATCATGGTCCGCATCAGGTGCCGTTGTGGTTCTTGTGGGACGGGCGCGCGGTATGGATGTGTACCGGTGCGGCCTCCGCGACCGCGCGCAACGTACGCGAGGAGCCGCGCATACGTCTGTCGCTGCCGGATACCTTCGACGTGGTGCTGCTGCAGGGAGAGGTGGAGGCGTATCCCGCAGGGGATGTACCGACGGATGCTGCCGACGCCTTCACGGCCAAGTTCGGCTGGGATCCGCGGACGGAACAGGGGTCCTTCCTCTACCTGCGCGTCGAGCCGACGACGGTACGCGCCTGGCGCGGAGAGCCAGAGCTTCGCGGCAGGGTCATCATGCGCGATGGGGCGTGGCTCGGGTAG
- the rpmF gene encoding 50S ribosomal protein L32 codes for MAVPKRKMSRSNTRHRRAQWKAATSQLVPVTVDGVARLVPQRLVKAYERGLLRPEG; via the coding sequence ATGGCCGTTCCCAAGCGGAAGATGTCCCGCAGCAACACCCGTCACCGCCGCGCCCAGTGGAAGGCGGCCACCTCGCAGCTCGTGCCGGTCACGGTCGACGGGGTCGCCCGACTCGTGCCCCAGCGGCTGGTCAAGGCGTACGAGCGCGGGCTGCTGCGCCCCGAGGGCTGA
- a CDS encoding protein kinase domain-containing protein: MGRFEFGEYRTLALLGAGGMGRAYLARSGSGRLVVLKVMHAHLAAEPQFRERLRREVRAARAVTGPFTAAVLDAAPQAPLPWLAVEYCAGPTLSETVAGYGPLAAGDLASLGAALAEALTAIHTAGLVHRDLKPANVLVTGQGPRVIDFGIAKALGDGPASGPASGPSDEALTGSGEMLGSVGFMAPEQITYTTEPAASCDVFALGALLALAATGRSPHGGGTAPQIMYRTLHEEPDLAGVPDGEWTAFLTRCLSKGPDGRPTATEVLDWCAARAAERPWWERPEVTALIDGHEETVARRIAVSAEADGEGATRVDRPSTPATPPSPAGPSRRRVFAWAGAAVTTAAGVTTAIALSGDEPGTRRQPVTSSWRSGTPLWTREVGALEYGGSLTRTADALYVRQDGTARRLDPNTGAVAWEVEDATAVLSSGDTVYVTHLREGSISPEVVALDAANGTERWRTGALESNPHRPYGVYSPDGDSTLLAVTRRTACLVTFAEYDTSWARRTNQGKPWRAYGFDLPTGAPLWFRSGTAAQVTALNAAGGRFALATATATWGPLYVLHERSGEEESSIPDGSATPEVHPGARGTRYYTTVASVRRVNLATGKARWTRRLTHARVAEPAGDELVVAAAAEGLGALDAAGGDRRWWRDDVRALTTTDGRLLADATAIYATGPEPGVSATSAGTSAWGIHVLAAATGRLRWAVPVDGLTTMSYGAAGDGLIHVCTGATLQTFRGP, translated from the coding sequence ATGGGCCGGTTCGAGTTCGGGGAGTACCGGACGCTCGCGCTGCTCGGGGCGGGTGGCATGGGCCGGGCGTATCTGGCCCGTTCGGGGTCGGGGCGGCTCGTCGTGCTCAAGGTGATGCATGCGCACCTCGCCGCCGAGCCGCAGTTCCGGGAGCGGCTGCGGCGTGAGGTGCGGGCGGCGCGCGCCGTGACCGGTCCGTTCACGGCGGCCGTGCTCGACGCGGCGCCGCAGGCTCCCCTGCCGTGGCTGGCCGTCGAGTACTGCGCGGGTCCGACCCTGTCGGAGACCGTGGCCGGGTACGGGCCACTGGCGGCCGGTGACCTCGCCTCGCTGGGGGCCGCTCTCGCCGAGGCGCTCACCGCGATCCACACGGCCGGCCTGGTGCATCGCGACCTGAAGCCGGCGAATGTCCTGGTCACCGGTCAGGGCCCGCGCGTCATCGACTTCGGTATCGCAAAGGCGCTCGGTGACGGACCGGCGTCGGGACCGGCGTCAGGACCGTCTGACGAGGCCCTGACGGGGAGCGGGGAGATGCTCGGCTCTGTCGGCTTCATGGCACCCGAGCAGATCACGTACACCACCGAACCCGCGGCCTCCTGTGACGTGTTCGCGCTCGGGGCGCTGCTCGCGCTGGCGGCGACGGGCCGCAGTCCGCACGGCGGCGGCACGGCCCCGCAGATCATGTACCGGACGCTGCACGAGGAACCGGATCTCGCCGGCGTGCCGGACGGGGAGTGGACCGCCTTCCTGACCCGCTGTCTGTCGAAAGGGCCGGACGGGCGCCCCACCGCGACGGAGGTCCTGGACTGGTGCGCCGCCCGCGCGGCCGAACGGCCGTGGTGGGAGCGGCCCGAGGTGACCGCCCTGATCGACGGCCACGAGGAGACGGTCGCGCGCCGGATCGCCGTGTCGGCCGAAGCCGACGGGGAAGGCGCCACCCGCGTCGACCGCCCGTCGACCCCGGCGACCCCGCCGTCCCCCGCGGGTCCGTCGCGCAGACGCGTGTTCGCGTGGGCGGGCGCCGCCGTCACGACCGCCGCAGGGGTGACGACGGCGATCGCCCTCTCAGGGGACGAGCCCGGCACGCGGCGGCAGCCGGTCACCTCGTCCTGGCGCTCCGGCACCCCGCTGTGGACCCGCGAGGTGGGCGCCCTCGAGTACGGCGGCTCCCTGACCCGTACGGCCGACGCCCTCTACGTACGCCAGGATGGAACGGCCCGCCGACTCGACCCGAACACCGGTGCCGTTGCCTGGGAGGTCGAGGACGCGACCGCCGTCCTGTCCTCCGGCGACACGGTGTACGTCACCCACCTCCGGGAGGGCAGTATCTCCCCCGAGGTCGTGGCGCTCGACGCGGCCAACGGCACGGAGCGGTGGCGCACGGGCGCCCTGGAGTCGAACCCGCACCGGCCCTACGGTGTCTACTCGCCCGACGGCGACTCGACGCTGCTCGCCGTCACGCGGCGCACTGCATGCCTGGTCACGTTCGCCGAGTACGACACGTCGTGGGCACGGCGCACGAACCAGGGGAAGCCCTGGCGGGCGTACGGCTTCGACCTGCCGACGGGCGCCCCGCTCTGGTTCAGGAGCGGTACGGCCGCGCAGGTGACGGCGCTGAACGCGGCAGGCGGCCGGTTCGCCCTGGCCACGGCAACCGCGACATGGGGTCCCCTGTACGTGCTCCATGAGCGCTCGGGCGAGGAGGAGTCCAGCATCCCCGACGGCTCGGCCACGCCCGAAGTGCATCCGGGAGCCCGGGGAACCCGCTACTACACGACGGTGGCGTCCGTACGCCGGGTGAACCTGGCCACGGGGAAGGCGAGGTGGACACGGCGCCTGACGCACGCGAGGGTGGCGGAACCGGCCGGCGACGAACTCGTCGTGGCCGCCGCGGCCGAGGGCCTGGGCGCACTGGACGCGGCCGGCGGCGACCGGCGCTGGTGGCGCGACGACGTCCGCGCGCTCACCACCACCGACGGCCGCCTTCTGGCGGACGCCACGGCGATCTACGCGACGGGCCCCGAACCGGGCGTCTCCGCCACGTCCGCGGGCACGTCCGCGTGGGGCATCCACGTCCTGGCGGCCGCCACGGGCAGGCTGCGCTGGGCCGTCCCGGTGGACGGCCTGACGACGATGTCGTACGGGGCGGCGGGCGACGGCCTGATCCATGTGTGCACCGGTGCGACGCTGCAGACGTTCCGCGGGCCGTGA